The following is a genomic window from Verrucosispora sp. WMMD573.
GGGCCAACCTCGACTGCGTGATGCTGCCGAAGGTGCAGAACGCGGCGCAGGTGCAGTGGCTGGACATGACCCTCGCCCAACTGGAGAAGACCCTCGGCCTGGAGGTGGGCCGGATCGGCATCGAGGCGCAGATCGAGAACGCCGCCGGCCTGGTCAACGTCGACGCCATCGCCGCCGCGTCGCCACGCGTCGAGACGATCATCTTCGGCCCGGCCGATTTCATGGCCTCGATCAACATGAGGTCGTTGGTGGTCGGCGCCCTCATTCCTGACTACCCGGGCGACCCGTACCACTACATCCTGATGCGCATCCTGATGGCCGCTCGGATGCACGACAAGCAGGCCATCGACGGCCCGTTCCTGCAGATCCGGGACACCGACGCGTTCCGCGAGGTCGCCAAGCGGTCGGCGGCGCTCGGCTTCGACGGCAAGTGGGTGCTGCACCCCGGGCAGATCGAAGCCGCGAACGAGGTCTACTCGCCGGCCCAGGCCGACTACGACCACGCCGAACTGATCCTCGACGCGTACCAGCACTACACCTCGGAGGCGGGTGGCCGGCTGGGTGCGGTGATGCTCGGCGACGAGATGATCGACGAGGCTTCCCGCAAGATGGCCCTGGTGATCGCCG
Proteins encoded in this region:
- a CDS encoding CoA ester lyase; this translates as MAVVGRPRRSCLAVPGSSVKMLGKAQGLPADQVFLDLEDAVAPLAKPDARKNIVAALNEGDWAGKTRVVRVNDLTTPWTYRDVIDVVEGAGANLDCVMLPKVQNAAQVQWLDMTLAQLEKTLGLEVGRIGIEAQIENAAGLVNVDAIAAASPRVETIIFGPADFMASINMRSLVVGALIPDYPGDPYHYILMRILMAARMHDKQAIDGPFLQIRDTDAFREVAKRSAALGFDGKWVLHPGQIEAANEVYSPAQADYDHAELILDAYQHYTSEAGGRLGAVMLGDEMIDEASRKMALVIAAKGRAAGMTRTTTFDPPAE